A genomic segment from Peribacillus sp. ACCC06369 encodes:
- a CDS encoding spore coat protein translates to MTPTHSHLAWHETLELHELVAAQSNALMKFKKAFPKIKDPILKTIYKQTIDTLTQNIMELLQFYPLAPKTGRDDDVLRDDASAAAAGELLGFAKSSIKSYALAITETATPSLRKVFKKHLNGAIDTHAKIFNYLYERNLYPAYDLNQLLQNDVDVANKALSQPF, encoded by the coding sequence ATGACACCCACCCATTCACATCTTGCATGGCATGAAACACTCGAGCTTCATGAATTGGTCGCCGCCCAGTCCAATGCCCTTATGAAATTTAAAAAAGCTTTTCCAAAAATAAAAGACCCCATTTTAAAAACGATATATAAGCAAACGATTGATACCCTTACCCAAAACATCATGGAGCTGCTGCAATTTTACCCATTGGCGCCTAAGACGGGCCGGGATGACGATGTATTAAGGGATGACGCTTCGGCCGCTGCTGCCGGGGAATTGCTGGGCTTTGCCAAATCATCCATCAAAAGTTATGCACTTGCCATTACTGAAACAGCCACCCCTTCTCTTCGAAAAGTATTTAAGAAACATTTAAATGGAGCCATCGATACCCATGCCAAGATTTTCAACTACCTTTATGAAAGAAACCTCTATCCTGCATACGACTTGAACCAACTGCTTCAAAATGACGTCGATGTTGCCAATAAGGCTCTTTCCCAGCCATTCTAA
- the gltD gene encoding glutamate synthase small subunit, with the protein MGKATGFMDYPREKPTDRNPLTRLSDWREYTAPFSDEKLSTQGARCMDCATPFCHMGMELNRVTTGCPIHNLIPEWNDLVYRGRWKEALDRLSKTNNFPEFTGRVCPAPCEGSCTVAISDPAVTIKNIERTIIDKGFENGWITPRIPESRTGKKIAIIGSGPAGLASADQLNQAGHSVTVYERADRAGGLLTYGIPNMKLEKDVVARRIKLLTQEGIDFITNTEVGKDISAEELQDQYDAVILCTGAQKQRDLEIEGRGASGIHLAMDYLTTSTKSLLDSNFEDGKFLDTKGKDVIVIGGGDTGADCVATALRQECKSVVQFGKHPILPTARTSDNMWPAYPNVFSLEYAYEEAEAKFGADPRQYSIQTKKIVADENGNVKELHTISMEKIKGEDGIYIFREVPGTEKVWPAQFVFIAIGFEGTEQPLLTQFGVETVNQKIDAVYGEYRTNVEGVFAAGDARRGQSLIVWAINEGREVAREVDRYLMGASVLP; encoded by the coding sequence ATGGGAAAAGCAACAGGATTTATGGATTATCCGCGAGAAAAGCCAACAGACCGGAATCCTCTCACTCGTTTAAGCGACTGGAGAGAATATACAGCTCCTTTCTCTGATGAAAAGTTAAGTACACAGGGAGCGCGGTGTATGGACTGCGCGACCCCTTTCTGCCATATGGGCATGGAATTGAACCGAGTCACAACAGGATGTCCGATTCATAATCTGATCCCGGAGTGGAATGATTTGGTTTACCGCGGCAGATGGAAAGAAGCATTGGACCGTTTGTCGAAAACGAATAATTTCCCTGAATTCACCGGGCGAGTTTGCCCGGCCCCATGTGAAGGGTCTTGTACGGTAGCGATAAGCGACCCTGCGGTTACCATCAAGAACATTGAACGGACCATCATCGATAAAGGATTTGAAAATGGCTGGATCACGCCTCGCATCCCTGAGAGCAGGACCGGCAAGAAAATTGCCATCATCGGTTCAGGCCCAGCAGGATTGGCGAGTGCCGATCAGTTAAATCAAGCAGGTCATTCTGTCACGGTTTATGAGCGCGCAGACCGTGCAGGCGGGCTGTTGACATACGGCATCCCGAACATGAAACTTGAAAAAGATGTCGTTGCACGCCGGATCAAATTATTGACCCAAGAAGGCATCGATTTCATTACCAATACGGAAGTGGGCAAAGATATTTCAGCCGAAGAACTGCAAGATCAATATGATGCAGTCATCCTATGCACAGGTGCCCAAAAGCAGCGTGACCTGGAAATTGAAGGCCGCGGGGCATCAGGCATTCACCTAGCTATGGATTACTTGACCACTTCGACTAAAAGCCTGTTGGACTCCAATTTTGAAGACGGCAAATTTTTAGACACGAAGGGTAAGGATGTCATCGTCATCGGCGGCGGGGATACAGGAGCGGACTGTGTCGCGACTGCCCTTCGCCAGGAATGTAAGAGCGTCGTACAATTCGGGAAGCATCCAATCCTTCCGACGGCCCGTACATCTGATAATATGTGGCCGGCCTACCCGAATGTATTTTCACTAGAATATGCGTATGAAGAAGCGGAAGCGAAATTTGGTGCAGATCCGCGTCAATATTCCATCCAAACAAAGAAAATCGTAGCCGATGAAAATGGAAACGTTAAAGAACTGCATACAATCTCAATGGAAAAAATCAAAGGTGAAGATGGAATATACATTTTCAGGGAAGTTCCAGGAACTGAAAAAGTATGGCCTGCCCAATTCGTTTTCATCGCAATCGGATTTGAAGGCACTGAACAGCCACTATTAACTCAATTTGGCGTAGAAACAGTCAATCAAAAAATTGATGCCGTCTATGGCGAATACAGAACGAATGTCGAAGGCGTTTTCGCTGCCGGAGATGCAAGGAGAGGCCAAAGCCTCATCGTTTGGGCGATAAATGAAGGCCGTGAAGTAGCACGTGAAGTGGACCGCTACTTGATGGGCGCATCGGTATTGCCATAA
- a CDS encoding LysR family transcriptional regulator — protein sequence MELRQLRYFVEVAEREHVSEAAEHLHIAQSAISRQISRLEDELGVLLFEKIGRNIQLTPIGKIFLIHAKTAIHAIEYAKYQIEEFLDPEHGTIKIGFPTSLSTHLLPTVISAFKDEQPNIGFHLRQGSYSSLKEAIKNREIGLAFLGPIPTNDPDIEGHILFTENISALLPITHPLAERKSLRLNDLRNDPFVLFPKGYILHTIAIEACKAAGFAPNITSEGEDMDSIKGLVSAGIGVSLLPESTFYEVTPRLTVKIPIDTPEVKRTVGIITPKHRELAPSEKVFYEFAKKFFSVLEQYQ from the coding sequence ATGGAACTACGGCAATTACGTTATTTTGTTGAAGTCGCCGAGAGAGAACACGTCTCTGAAGCCGCAGAGCACCTGCATATCGCACAATCAGCAATCAGCCGGCAAATTTCCAGATTGGAAGATGAGCTTGGCGTCCTTTTATTTGAAAAAATCGGCCGAAATATTCAGTTAACCCCTATCGGAAAAATATTCCTTATCCATGCAAAAACGGCGATACATGCGATAGAATATGCCAAATATCAAATTGAGGAGTTTTTGGACCCTGAACACGGAACCATTAAGATTGGGTTCCCGACTAGCCTTTCCACCCATTTACTGCCTACCGTTATTTCTGCTTTTAAAGATGAGCAGCCGAATATCGGGTTCCACTTAAGACAGGGATCTTATTCCTCTTTAAAGGAAGCCATCAAAAATCGCGAAATCGGATTAGCCTTCCTTGGACCAATCCCGACAAACGATCCAGATATCGAAGGTCATATCCTGTTCACGGAAAACATTTCCGCTTTACTGCCCATAACTCACCCATTAGCGGAAAGGAAGAGTTTGCGACTAAATGACTTACGAAATGATCCATTCGTCTTGTTTCCGAAAGGATACATCCTTCACACTATCGCTATCGAAGCGTGCAAAGCAGCTGGTTTCGCACCGAACATCACCTCGGAAGGTGAAGACATGGATTCCATTAAAGGTCTCGTATCAGCCGGAATCGGAGTCAGTCTGCTCCCTGAAAGTACGTTTTATGAAGTCACTCCAAGACTTACCGTCAAAATCCCGATCGATACACCCGAAGTCAAACGGACTGTTGGCATCATCACTCCAAAACACAGGGAATTGGCTCCATCGGAAAAGGTGTTTTATGAATTTGCCAAAAAGTTTTTCTCTGTTCTCGAGCAATATCAATAA
- a CDS encoding WxPxxD family membrane protein, with amino-acid sequence MKSNQKKVYVSLLLVLLFGCLWMTYNIHYLKIKQLDPAYLLIIDVSASVDGYLSVKNLLITYIVPLLLFYRFFIEDEHPHIIVRLQSRIDMYRRRTIQVFISSFIFAFIIFLINFAAVFIFDRFHFISSKYWNLSLLNLALLTCIYFSIGLLYYFIFDYSNSIIATAATFCICFLLYVMKSQLNIDWGPASSANVIDPLLSSGITGYYSLIMIGKELFLSLVMVLLGLFAIEKKDFIFGFSDD; translated from the coding sequence ATGAAGTCTAATCAAAAAAAAGTATATGTATCACTGCTGCTTGTTCTGTTATTTGGATGTTTATGGATGACCTATAATATTCATTATTTAAAAATAAAGCAGCTAGACCCAGCGTATCTTTTGATCATTGATGTAAGTGCGAGTGTAGATGGCTATCTCTCGGTTAAAAATTTATTGATCACATATATTGTTCCTTTGTTACTATTTTATCGTTTTTTTATTGAAGATGAGCATCCACACATTATCGTTCGCTTACAATCAAGAATCGACATGTATCGGAGACGGACCATCCAAGTTTTTATAAGTTCGTTTATCTTTGCGTTCATCATTTTCTTGATTAATTTCGCAGCTGTTTTCATATTCGATAGATTTCACTTTATATCATCAAAATATTGGAACTTATCTCTTCTTAATTTAGCCCTATTGACGTGTATATATTTCTCGATTGGCCTGCTTTATTATTTCATTTTTGATTATTCCAATTCAATCATAGCGACGGCAGCAACCTTTTGTATCTGTTTTCTATTATATGTGATGAAGAGTCAGCTGAATATTGATTGGGGTCCTGCCAGCTCCGCAAATGTTATCGATCCTTTATTAAGCAGCGGAATTACAGGATATTATTCGCTAATCATGATTGGAAAAGAATTATTTCTATCTCTCGTGATGGTTTTACTTGGGCTATTTGCGATCGAGAAAAAAGATTTCATTTTTGGTTTTTCTGATGACTAA
- a CDS encoding ABC transporter ATP-binding protein: MTKIRISSLHKKMKKKTLLHDINYEFNSGKIYGLYGRNGSGKTMLLRAIAGLIMPSSGEIAIDEKILHKDISFPANSSVIIENTSLLHQYDAYTNLEILAKIRNIATDEDIKANIKRVGLDPESKMKVGKFSLGMKQRLSVAQAIFEKPDILLLDEPTNAIDEEGVTLVYQILKEEKERGALILLTSHHKQDLEALADEYVKMDNGGIVLDSK; encoded by the coding sequence ATGACAAAAATACGAATTAGCTCTTTACATAAAAAGATGAAGAAGAAGACACTTTTGCATGATATCAATTATGAGTTTAACAGCGGGAAAATTTATGGTTTGTATGGAAGGAATGGCTCCGGTAAAACGATGCTGCTTAGAGCGATTGCAGGATTAATCATGCCAAGCTCAGGAGAAATTGCCATAGACGAAAAAATTCTTCATAAAGATATTTCCTTTCCTGCTAATAGTAGTGTCATTATTGAAAACACTTCGCTGCTGCACCAATATGACGCTTATACAAATCTGGAAATATTAGCAAAAATCAGGAACATCGCCACTGATGAAGATATTAAAGCGAATATAAAAAGAGTCGGCCTTGATCCGGAATCAAAAATGAAGGTTGGAAAATTTTCGTTAGGAATGAAGCAGCGTCTAAGCGTCGCCCAAGCGATATTTGAAAAACCGGACATTTTATTATTGGATGAACCGACCAATGCCATCGATGAAGAAGGTGTTACGCTAGTTTATCAGATCTTGAAGGAAGAAAAAGAGCGCGGTGCACTCATTCTGTTGACAAGCCATCATAAACAGGACCTGGAGGCATTAGCCGATGAATATGTAAAGATGGATAATGGAGGAATCGTCCTTGACTCTAAATAA
- a CDS encoding DUF2705 family protein, translated as MTKRIFLTMLIVILLQILLFDYFDGSKTDLTGYMIVSGVPISNKFVVLGTWYMFFSGLSFLSLGYLRQYISGYGVYLMIREKSRVKLGLRRIGNLMILISGLSLIQLLFSIIFAFINKEDQVFFYDDFQSLICIAGLYMMSNIVLIFIQMALELHFTEEVSLLLINVYVLFSVTVGGVLLSTQKLTWILYFLLPNFGMYVRSDVLETGGISTVNAYIVLTVMTIILTVLTYRRLKKIDLI; from the coding sequence ATGACTAAACGAATCTTCTTAACGATGTTGATCGTCATTTTGTTGCAAATTTTACTATTTGATTATTTCGATGGCTCTAAAACCGATCTTACGGGATATATGATCGTTAGCGGAGTTCCGATCAGTAATAAGTTTGTTGTATTGGGAACATGGTATATGTTTTTTTCTGGATTGAGTTTTTTGTCGTTAGGTTATTTGCGGCAATATATTTCCGGTTATGGGGTCTACCTCATGATCAGGGAAAAAAGCAGGGTGAAACTTGGGCTTAGAAGAATCGGGAACTTAATGATCCTTATATCTGGATTATCGTTAATTCAACTTCTTTTCTCGATCATATTCGCTTTTATAAATAAGGAGGATCAGGTTTTTTTTTATGATGATTTTCAATCATTGATTTGTATAGCGGGTCTTTATATGATGTCCAATATTGTCCTGATTTTCATTCAAATGGCACTCGAACTTCATTTTACGGAGGAAGTATCTTTATTGCTGATAAATGTTTATGTGCTTTTTTCGGTTACAGTAGGCGGAGTTCTATTATCTACACAAAAGCTGACGTGGATTTTATATTTTTTGCTTCCCAATTTCGGCATGTATGTAAGAAGTGATGTACTTGAAACTGGCGGAATATCAACAGTAAATGCTTATATCGTTTTAACCGTAATGACGATCATTTTAACTGTTTTAACCTATAGACGATTAAAGAAAATCGATTTAATTTAA
- a CDS encoding DUF2705 family protein codes for MNSYYYRLTNNKKTKFIVLCIVAIVIIDIFILIGNVLESWIMPHLATFLAGSSLGHMMQILLIWFLPIFLLILCADSYIQDYKTGYRYIVATKKGRYNYYKTMLFGNMSFSFLVMVGCLLLNMIIAYLVFMNGEFDMGLSPDLSPENPLYTLANKMPFVSNVFYIIIFGFFTSLCAGMATVLSWCFPDIKYTYPLSFVIWFSQILGLNYSVALIFQPFNEVTLEAFILIFFKSTILFLAIIIIGFMYKVKSDEV; via the coding sequence ATGAATAGTTATTATTATCGATTAACAAATAATAAAAAAACAAAGTTCATCGTGTTATGTATTGTGGCGATTGTTATTATTGATATTTTTATTTTGATCGGCAATGTTTTAGAGTCATGGATCATGCCCCATCTAGCCACTTTTTTAGCGGGAAGTTCATTAGGTCATATGATGCAAATACTACTTATTTGGTTTTTGCCTATTTTTCTATTAATCTTGTGTGCCGACAGCTATATCCAAGACTATAAAACAGGCTACCGATATATCGTAGCGACCAAAAAAGGGAGATATAATTATTATAAAACCATGCTATTCGGAAATATGTCATTTTCCTTTTTAGTCATGGTTGGTTGCTTGCTATTAAACATGATTATTGCATATTTGGTATTCATGAATGGTGAATTTGATATGGGTTTATCACCAGATTTATCGCCGGAAAATCCTTTATATACACTCGCCAACAAAATGCCTTTTGTTAGCAATGTGTTTTATATCATCATTTTTGGATTTTTCACTAGTTTATGCGCAGGCATGGCTACCGTCCTTAGTTGGTGTTTTCCGGATATAAAGTATACGTATCCGTTAAGCTTTGTTATTTGGTTTTCACAAATTTTAGGGTTGAATTATTCAGTGGCCCTAATTTTTCAACCTTTTAACGAAGTGACCTTAGAAGCTTTCATTTTGATTTTCTTTAAATCTACCATTCTTTTTTTAGCGATCATCATTATCGGGTTCATGTATAAGGTGAAAAGTGATGAAGTCTAA
- a CDS encoding DUF2716 domain-containing protein, which produces MKNWVPFSDKEYDQIWERIYRDFKFEPSISEFPSFKVPYPFITYDVSDYFGESVDLDAYDDLEEKALLVFKENTSFNEYILALDWQHECYWVNPNVKFERDEFGEWIIPIFPNGDYYFFIQKDFKWGFLGHPWEKSITIFGKELINGFCKHKPRMFHKILRQE; this is translated from the coding sequence ATGAAGAACTGGGTTCCTTTTTCGGACAAAGAGTACGACCAAATTTGGGAAAGGATATATAGAGATTTTAAATTTGAGCCAAGTATTTCTGAATTTCCTTCCTTTAAAGTGCCGTATCCTTTTATAACATATGATGTTTCTGATTACTTCGGAGAGTCAGTGGATTTGGATGCTTATGATGACCTCGAAGAAAAGGCATTACTTGTATTTAAAGAGAACACATCATTTAACGAATATATACTGGCACTCGATTGGCAGCACGAATGTTATTGGGTAAATCCAAACGTAAAGTTTGAAAGAGATGAATTCGGTGAATGGATAATACCAATCTTTCCGAATGGCGATTACTATTTCTTTATTCAGAAGGATTTTAAGTGGGGCTTTTTAGGGCATCCATGGGAAAAAAGTATAACTATATTTGGAAAAGAACTAATAAATGGTTTTTGTAAACATAAGCCAAGGATGTTTCATAAGATTTTAAGACAGGAATGA
- the gltB gene encoding glutamate synthase large subunit: MTYNQIPKAQGLYHPEFEHDACGIGLYAHLKGLATHDIVKQGLKMLCQLDHRGGQGSDPLTGDGAGLMVQIPDKYFRLACPEMNLPAKGRYGVGMLFFSNNEDERNEIEARLNAFIEQEGQTLLGWRTVPVDAAKIGEVGKETCPTIRQVFIGASEGITDDLAFERKLFIIRKQAENWARERGNRFYFASLSSTTIVYKGLLTPEQVDAFYLDLQQEDFVSAFALVHSRFSTNTFPSWERAHPNRYLIHNGEINTLRGNVNWMKAREQQFVSEAFGDDLQKVLPILDIDGSDSSILDNALEFFVLAGRKPAHAAMMLIPEPWTENPHMTKEKKAFYEYHSMLMEPWDGPTAISFTNGKQIGAILDRNGLRPARYYVTKDDYIIFSSEVGVIDVEPENVLYKDRLSPGRMLLIDLEEGRIVSDEEIKTEMAQENPYQQWLDEQLVQLSDEEPVTEGKPLSDLLFRQKAFGYTYEDVQKYLLPVITEGKDPLGSMGNDIPLAVLSDRPQSLFNYFKQSFAQVTNPPIDSLREQIVTSTMTFLGAEGDLLKPDETNSRRIQLDSPVLTPGQMQQLKENAYPEFKSKVIHTLFSEDLESELDRICREAEQAIADGVSLLILSDKDMSKEKAAIPSLLAASSLHQELIRHGNRTKVSIIVESGEAREVHHYASLIGYGVDAIYPYLAYETYKQAVLEGSLAISYEETVRKYVSSLTEGIVKVMSKMGISTIQSYRGAQIFEAVGIGADVIERYFSGTASQLSGIDLETIADEALIRHRKAAADSLDQTLESGSDFQWRKTGEHHAFNPKTIHTLQWACRKGDYNLFKQYSNLANEERLGFLRNLFSFDQKRQSISIDEVESVESIVSRFKTGAMSFGSLSQEAHETLAIAMNRLGGKSNSGEGGEHPSRYQVDENGDNRRSGIKQIASGRFGVKSHYLVNADELQIKMAQGAKPGEGGQLPGNKVYPWVAEVRGSTPGVGLISPPPHHDIYSIEDLAQLIHDLKNANRDARISVKLVSKAGVGTIAAGVAKGAADVIVISGYDGGTGASPKTSIKHTGLPWELGLAEAHQTLMLNGLRSRVVLETDGKLMTGRDVVMAAILGAEEFGFATAPLVVLGCVMMRACHLDTCPVGVATQNPELRSKFTGDPDHVVNFMRFIAEEVRETMAELGFRTLEEMVGRTDVLQVSERAQNHWKAKHLDLTTLLFQPEGIRTYQLPQNHKIDESLDIREILPVVQPALNDQTQVDVSFPITNVNRVVGTIVGSEVSKRYGEDGLPEDTITLRFTGSAGQSFGAFIPKGMSMYLTGDVNDYVGKGLSGGKIIVTAPSGNQIEAGDNVIAGNIALYGATSGEAYINGRAGERFAVRNSGVNVVVEGIGDHGCEYMTGGRVVILGDVGKNFAAGMSGGIAYVLADDAEEFKALCNGEMIEFETLADMDDAKEVKEMLYSHLHYTESAKASYVLENWEDFVKKFVKVIPKDYKRMMKSINEQKNAGLSDEEAIMSAFQANSVQDKKITKQAVMQ; encoded by the coding sequence ATGACATACAATCAAATACCAAAAGCACAAGGGCTCTACCATCCTGAATTTGAACATGATGCATGTGGGATCGGTTTATACGCTCATTTAAAAGGGCTTGCTACACATGACATCGTCAAACAAGGACTGAAGATGCTGTGCCAATTAGATCATCGCGGCGGACAAGGCAGCGATCCCCTTACAGGAGATGGCGCAGGATTAATGGTGCAGATTCCCGATAAATATTTCAGGCTGGCATGCCCGGAGATGAATTTGCCAGCAAAAGGGCGCTACGGTGTAGGCATGCTTTTTTTCTCTAACAATGAGGATGAACGGAATGAAATTGAAGCTCGTTTGAATGCATTTATCGAACAAGAGGGCCAAACGCTATTAGGCTGGAGAACGGTCCCTGTTGATGCAGCGAAAATCGGGGAGGTCGGTAAGGAGACATGTCCGACGATCCGCCAAGTATTCATCGGTGCCAGTGAAGGAATAACCGATGATTTAGCTTTTGAACGTAAATTGTTCATTATTAGAAAACAAGCTGAAAACTGGGCTCGTGAACGTGGGAATCGTTTTTATTTTGCCAGCCTTTCAAGTACTACGATCGTTTACAAAGGTTTGTTGACACCTGAGCAGGTGGATGCATTTTATCTTGACCTTCAACAGGAGGATTTCGTTTCGGCTTTCGCTTTAGTGCATTCCCGCTTCAGCACGAATACTTTTCCTAGTTGGGAACGGGCACATCCAAACCGTTACCTGATTCATAATGGCGAAATCAATACGCTTAGAGGCAATGTGAATTGGATGAAAGCGCGTGAGCAGCAGTTTGTTTCAGAAGCATTCGGAGATGACCTGCAAAAGGTACTGCCCATTTTGGATATAGACGGCAGTGATTCCTCGATTCTTGATAATGCACTTGAATTCTTCGTCCTAGCCGGGCGTAAACCGGCACATGCGGCCATGATGCTCATTCCTGAACCATGGACGGAAAATCCGCATATGACGAAGGAAAAGAAGGCATTTTACGAATATCATAGCATGCTCATGGAGCCATGGGATGGTCCGACGGCCATATCCTTTACGAATGGCAAGCAAATCGGGGCAATCCTGGATCGAAATGGTTTAAGGCCTGCAAGGTATTATGTGACAAAAGATGACTACATCATTTTCTCCTCCGAAGTCGGCGTGATCGATGTGGAGCCGGAGAATGTATTATATAAAGATCGTTTAAGCCCAGGCAGAATGCTTTTAATAGATTTAGAGGAAGGCCGTATTGTTTCCGATGAAGAAATCAAGACGGAAATGGCTCAGGAAAATCCATACCAGCAATGGCTGGACGAACAGCTTGTTCAATTAAGTGACGAAGAACCAGTGACCGAAGGGAAGCCATTGAGTGATTTGTTATTCAGGCAAAAAGCGTTCGGATACACATATGAAGATGTCCAAAAATATTTACTGCCGGTCATTACCGAAGGCAAAGACCCGCTGGGCAGCATGGGGAATGACATTCCGTTAGCGGTCTTATCAGATCGTCCGCAGTCGCTATTCAACTATTTCAAACAATCCTTTGCACAAGTAACCAACCCGCCAATCGATTCGCTTCGTGAACAGATCGTCACGTCAACGATGACATTTCTGGGTGCGGAAGGAGATTTGCTGAAACCGGATGAAACGAACAGCCGCCGCATTCAATTGGATTCACCTGTTTTGACGCCAGGTCAAATGCAGCAGTTGAAGGAAAATGCCTATCCGGAATTCAAAAGCAAAGTCATACACACTTTATTTTCAGAAGATTTAGAGAGTGAACTCGATCGCATCTGCCGTGAAGCGGAACAAGCGATCGCTGATGGTGTCAGCCTTTTGATATTATCTGATAAGGATATGAGCAAAGAAAAGGCTGCGATTCCTTCCTTGTTGGCTGCGAGCTCCCTTCATCAAGAGCTTATCCGTCATGGAAACCGTACGAAAGTGAGCATTATCGTTGAATCGGGTGAAGCAAGGGAAGTCCATCATTATGCGTCCCTTATCGGGTATGGAGTGGATGCGATTTACCCATACCTTGCTTATGAAACATATAAGCAAGCTGTATTGGAAGGCAGTTTAGCCATCAGCTACGAAGAAACGGTAAGGAAATATGTAAGCTCCTTGACGGAAGGTATCGTAAAAGTGATGTCGAAAATGGGGATTTCCACGATTCAAAGTTATCGTGGGGCACAAATTTTCGAAGCAGTCGGAATTGGTGCTGATGTAATCGAACGCTATTTCAGTGGTACGGCATCGCAGCTTAGTGGGATAGATTTGGAAACGATAGCGGATGAAGCGTTGATTCGCCATAGAAAAGCTGCAGCTGATTCCCTTGACCAAACACTTGAAAGCGGAAGTGATTTTCAATGGAGAAAAACAGGGGAACATCATGCTTTCAATCCTAAAACGATCCATACACTGCAATGGGCCTGCCGGAAAGGCGATTATAATTTATTTAAGCAATATTCAAACTTGGCGAATGAAGAGAGACTCGGATTTTTACGGAATTTATTCTCGTTCGATCAAAAGCGCCAAAGCATTTCAATAGATGAAGTGGAATCCGTGGAATCCATCGTCAGCCGATTCAAAACGGGTGCGATGTCATTCGGTTCATTGAGTCAGGAAGCACATGAAACATTGGCGATCGCGATGAACCGTTTAGGCGGAAAAAGCAATAGCGGTGAAGGCGGGGAACATCCAAGCCGTTACCAAGTGGATGAAAATGGTGATAACCGCCGTAGCGGGATTAAACAAATTGCATCTGGACGCTTTGGTGTGAAAAGCCATTACCTAGTCAATGCCGATGAACTTCAAATCAAAATGGCACAAGGTGCAAAGCCGGGTGAAGGCGGCCAGCTACCGGGGAATAAAGTATATCCTTGGGTTGCAGAGGTTCGTGGTTCCACACCAGGTGTCGGCCTGATTTCACCGCCTCCGCATCATGATATCTATTCGATTGAGGATTTGGCACAGCTGATCCATGATTTAAAGAATGCGAATCGTGATGCCAGGATCAGCGTCAAGCTAGTGTCAAAAGCAGGCGTAGGCACGATTGCAGCGGGTGTGGCCAAAGGTGCCGCAGATGTCATCGTTATCAGCGGGTATGATGGCGGTACGGGTGCATCACCAAAAACAAGTATTAAACATACGGGTCTTCCTTGGGAGCTTGGCCTTGCTGAAGCACACCAAACATTGATGCTGAATGGCCTGCGCAGCCGTGTAGTCCTTGAAACGGACGGGAAATTAATGACGGGACGCGACGTTGTCATGGCGGCAATCCTTGGAGCGGAAGAATTCGGCTTTGCTACGGCACCGCTTGTGGTACTTGGCTGTGTCATGATGCGTGCTTGTCATTTGGATACATGTCCAGTCGGGGTAGCTACTCAAAACCCTGAGCTTCGCAGCAAATTCACTGGAGATCCGGATCATGTCGTGAATTTCATGCGCTTCATCGCTGAGGAAGTGCGGGAAACGATGGCTGAGCTTGGTTTTAGAACACTAGAGGAGATGGTCGGCCGCACTGATGTTTTACAAGTGAGCGAGCGGGCACAAAACCATTGGAAAGCGAAGCATCTGGACTTGACGACACTTCTTTTCCAACCGGAGGGGATACGTACGTATCAACTTCCGCAAAACCATAAAATTGACGAATCCTTAGATATCCGTGAGATTTTACCTGTGGTGCAGCCTGCTTTAAATGATCAAACCCAAGTGGATGTCAGCTTCCCGATTACAAACGTGAACCGTGTGGTGGGAACGATCGTCGGCAGTGAAGTATCCAAACGCTATGGGGAAGATGGTTTGCCTGAAGATACGATCACACTTCGCTTTACGGGATCGGCGGGCCAGAGCTTCGGTGCGTTCATTCCAAAAGGAATGTCGATGTATTTGACAGGTGATGTCAATGACTATGTTGGGAAAGGATTATCTGGCGGAAAGATCATTGTCACGGCACCTTCTGGGAATCAGATTGAGGCCGGGGACAATGTAATTGCCGGTAATATCGCCTTATACGGTGCAACAAGCGGCGAGGCCTACATTAATGGCCGTGCGGGAGAACGATTTGCCGTACGGAACAGTGGAGTCAATGTCGTGGTTGAAGGAATTGGAGACCATGGCTGTGAGTATATGACAGGCGGTCGTGTGGTCATCCTTGGCGACGTCGGCAAAAACTTTGCGGCAGGAATGTCAGGCGGCATCGCTTATGTACTTGCCGATGATGCAGAAGAATTCAAGGCATTATGCAATGGTGAAATGATAGAATTCGAGACGCTGGCGGATATGGATGATGCAAAAGAGGTAAAAGAAATGCTTTACAGCCACCTTCATTATACAGAGAGTGCAAAAGCCTCTTATGTACTGGAGAACTGGGAGGATTTCGTTAAGAAATTCGTAAAAGTCATTCCGAAAGATTACAAACGGATGATGAAAAGCATCAATGAGCAGAAGAACGCTGGGTTGTCGGATGAAGAAGCGATCATGAGTGCATTTCAGGCAAATTCCGTTCAAGATAAAAAAATCACTAAACAAGCTGTGATGCAGTAA